The region ctctctctctagggtTTGCTAGTATTTACTGcagattatttttttatttagcaTTATTTCTTGCAGTAAAATCAAATGGGTAGATgaaagtttcaaacttttttGTAATTGAAATGTTGCTTCTTGAAATTCTGTGGAAATGAACAGTTGATTGAGCTGGAGAATAGGTTGAAAGAAGAAACTAAATCAAGAAACAGAGCTGAAAAGAGGCTTAAATTCCTTATGAAGAAGCTTCAGTCCATCAATGTAGCATTTGTATCAGATGAATCAGAGAATTCATGTTTGACAGAGGGCAGTGAGGTTTCCTCTGCATCATACACAGCCTGTTCTACCTCAAAAGACTTGGAAGATAAGATGCCCAGAATCGAAACTGCCTGTTCTTCAGAAGGCGATTCTCCAGAACCAATGGAGAATGCTAAATCAGACAATAATGAGAACACTGAGGCTGATTCCAAGAACAAGTGTGTTGCCATTTTGAACAATAATGTTGAGAAAATTGGCTCGGGTTTAAACTGCGAAACTGACATTGAACTCTTGCTTCGTTTTTCTTTTGTATTAGCTTGGAGACTTCAGCAGAAGAGAAAGAGATGAACGATTTGGATCGAGAAGAGAGTGTGGATAACTCATTGGCATTAGTACCTGTCGATGACTTACCAAAGCCAAAGCAGGCGATTGATCCAGCCGTTCTTGATGCCACTGTAAGAGATGT is a window of Ipomoea triloba cultivar NCNSP0323 chromosome 11, ASM357664v1 DNA encoding:
- the LOC115996423 gene encoding uncharacterized protein LOC115996423; translated protein: MGEEDALRTVDCLRGRLLAERVASKNAKEEAQLMGNKLIELENRLKEETKSRNRAEKRLKFLMKKLQSINVAFVSDESENSCLTEGSEVSSASYTACSTSKDLEDKMPRIETACSSEGDSPEPMENAKSDNNENTEADSKNNLETSAEEKEMNDLDREESVDNSLALVPVDDLPKPKQAIDPAVLDATVRDVLDSLRHAKEKLQNQMERRRMITVG